The bacterium region GATCATTCGCGCCGATAGAACCATCCCCAAGCACGTGATCGACTATACAAGGTACGTTATCGAGCATGTATTACGTGTTGCATGCTTTACGACGCTCCCAGTGAACTACTCCATGTGGGCTAACTACGCGAAATACATTGATCCGTCCCACGGACCGATAGACCACGGCGGCATTTGCATTGAGTACACCTGCGACGAGAGCTGGCGAAGCGTCAACCTACATCCCGTCGTGTATTCCGACGTTGTTCCAGAGATTAACGTGGTTGCCCGTGATGAAGCGCAACTAGCGCGGGCTATCTACGCAAAGGCAAGCGAGTGGCGCTGTGAGAATGAGTGGAGAATTATGTCGATTATTCAGAGCATGCCTCCGTTTCCTTCCAATCTAACGGCGAACTCAAAGGTGCAGTTCAGAGATAATGTTTCTGGAGTCGTATTCGGGTTACGCACTCCGGATTGCATTGTTTCGAAAATATCGAGACGGATAAAGGAAGCTGGTCGCATTCTCTCCATCAAGCAAGTAGTTCGCGATCCCACGACATTTGAACGTCAATTACGCGAGATGACTTAGTTCATGATGACGCCGAACGCGGGCGTTAGGCCGCATGTGGTGTGAGGGACCGTGACGATACTCCTTCTGCCATTCCTGGCGTTGGCCGTGGCCGGCCTGGTTCTCAGCCTCGCCGCCCATGTGGCAGCGCTCTTCGGTCAGCAGCAACCCCTGGGGGATGCTGCCTGGGCGCTCCACACCGGCATCTTCGTCGTCTGGTTGCCCGCCGTACTCGTCTTGTATCGGCTCGTGAAGGATTTCAAGTACAAGGAAGTGTGGAAGGCGGCACTTCGTGGTTGCCCACACTGGATGCGCTGGCTAACCTCCGCCTTCTTCGTCTACGCGATTGCGAACTTCACCATCTTCGCAGTGCTCGCACCCGGTGGGGCAGACAGCGGTGCGAACGCCCCGCCAATCGTCTTTCGTGGTTCTTCCGGGCACTGGATGGCCTTCTACTCCGCCGCCGCCATCCTCTACTCGGCAATCGTGGTCGCTAAGCGGGATCCGGCCCGCCGCTGTCAAAACGGGCACCCGTTCTTGCCTTCGGCCGTCTTCTGCGAGGTCTGTGGCGCCCGTGTTGGTGAGTTGCCATAATTCTGCGTCCGCGGGCGAATCGGCCCAACCAATCGCTGCAGATGGCGGTCGCCGTCATCGCAGTTCCGGGATTTCATCGCTTTCTGCGACGGCGACCCACAGCTGAGCTTTGTCGTTAGGCGACGGGACCGATCATCCTGCCCAGCGGTTGCGTGGCAGTGTCACTGGTAGTATCATTAGGTCCGTGACTCTGGCTGCGAGGACTCTCGCTCAGATGAAGGTCAATCCTCGAGACTGGCGCATCGAGAGCCTGAAGTCGGTCGCCGATGCCTTCGGGCTGGTCTACCGCCAACCCGGCGGAAGCCACGTTATCTTTCGTCACCCTAATGGCGCCATGCTCAGTGTGCCGGTTCGCCGTCCCGTCAAGCCCGTGTACGTGAAGCGGTTCGTACGTCTGACTGAGGAGGGTGTTGCCGAATGAAAACGCCTGTTGTTGAGTATCCATTTGAGATCCGCCCTCTCTCGAAGGACGAGGGCGGCGGCTACAGCATTTCCTTTCCCGACCTCCCCGGATGCTGGTCGGATGGTGCCACGCCCGAAGAGGCGATCGCGAACGGTCGTGACGCTTTGAAGTCGTGGTTGGCGGTAGCCCGGGAGTTCGGAGATGAGTTTCCCCCACCCTTTTCCGCCGTAAGTGGCCGCTTCGTGCAGCGCGTTCCACGTTCGCTTCACGTGCAGCTCATCGAACGCGCAAAGGCCGAAGGCGTGTCGCTCAACACCCTCATCGTTTCGCTTGTTTCTGAAGGTATCGGTCGGCGTCAAGGTCACGCCAATGAAACCCGTCGTCTAACCGCGCGCTCAACACGGACGGGCACAAAAGCGGCGCGCGCCGGTTAGCGCGAACGTTAGGCAGCGCATCATGTGATTCACAGGCAGGTCCAGATTGAGCGACAACGTCATTCCGTACCTTGAGATGTGCCGGCGCGAAGGCATGAGCCTTCAGCAAGGGATGAACTTTGGTCTGGGCGGCAACCATTCCGTTATCCTCATGTCGCTTCGGCGAAACGCGCCGTACCGGGACCGCCTCGAGGATGGCGGCACCACCCTCATCTACGAGGGGCACGACCGACCCCGAGGTCCTGCTTGTCCCAACCCTAAGGTCGCAGATCAGCCCGAGCACCATCCGTCGGGCGCGCTCACTCAGAATGGCAGGTTTCACGCCGCCGCACGGGACGCGAAAGCAGGCCGGCACCAGCCCGAGAGGGTTCGTGTGTACGAGAAGATCCACACCGGCATCTGGTCATACAACGGGATCTTCCACCTGGTCGACTCCTGGCAAGAGCCTGACGAGTACCGGCTAGTATTCAAGTTCCGCCTAGTCGCTGTCGAGGGAGACGAGGACTTTAACGTGCCGCCCACCGCCAATCCGACGCGTCGACGAATCATTCCTACCGCGGTCAAGCTAGCGGTGTGGAGGCGCGACGGCGGCAAGTGCGTGATTTGCGGTTCCACTGACGAGCTTCACTTTGACCACGATCTTCCCTGGTCGAAGGGGGGCACTTCATTGACAGAGGCGAACGTGCAGCTGCTGTGTGCACGCCATAATCTTGAGAAGCACGACAGGATTCTCTAGAGTGCTGCCTAACCAGGCACCAGAGCCGACGGCGCCCAAGCGGTGGATACCGCCGCGGCTCAGTGCCAGGCGTTCGGCATAGAGAAGGAAGCAGAAATGAAGATACCTATCTACCAAGTTGATGCCTTCACCTCGGAGATCTTCTCCGGTAATCCGGCGGCTGTTTGTATGCTGGATTCATGGATTGATGACAAGCACCTCCAAGCTATCGCTGCGGAGAACAATCTGTCCGAAACAGCATTTCTTGTCCGGAATGATGACAGCTTCGACCTACGATGGTTTGCTCCGGCTACAGAAGTCGCACTTTGCGGGCATGCAACATTGGCGAGCGCCTTTGTTCTGTTTGCCTTGCGACAGTGGCCTATGGATAGCATCCGGTTCAAGACACGCAAGAGCGGACAACTTGTCGTAACCGAACGTGATGACCTCTTTGAAATG contains the following coding sequences:
- a CDS encoding HNH endonuclease; translated protein: MSDNVIPYLEMCRREGMSLQQGMNFGLGGNHSVILMSLRRNAPYRDRLEDGGTTLIYEGHDRPRGPACPNPKVADQPEHHPSGALTQNGRFHAAARDAKAGRHQPERVRVYEKIHTGIWSYNGIFHLVDSWQEPDEYRLVFKFRLVAVEGDEDFNVPPTANPTRRRIIPTAVKLAVWRRDGGKCVICGSTDELHFDHDLPWSKGGTSLTEANVQLLCARHNLEKHDRIL
- a CDS encoding DUF2971 domain-containing protein yields the protein IIRADRTIPKHVIDYTRYVIEHVLRVACFTTLPVNYSMWANYAKYIDPSHGPIDHGGICIEYTCDESWRSVNLHPVVYSDVVPEINVVARDEAQLARAIYAKASEWRCENEWRIMSIIQSMPPFPSNLTANSKVQFRDNVSGVVFGLRTPDCIVSKISRRIKEAGRILSIKQVVRDPTTFERQLREMT
- a CDS encoding type II toxin-antitoxin system HicA family toxin, whose amino-acid sequence is MKVNPRDWRIESLKSVADAFGLVYRQPGGSHVIFRHPNGAMLSVPVRRPVKPVYVKRFVRLTEEGVAE
- a CDS encoding type II toxin-antitoxin system HicB family antitoxin — protein: MKTPVVEYPFEIRPLSKDEGGGYSISFPDLPGCWSDGATPEEAIANGRDALKSWLAVAREFGDEFPPPFSAVSGRFVQRVPRSLHVQLIERAKAEGVSLNTLIVSLVSEGIGRRQGHANETRRLTARSTRTGTKAARAG